One Flavobacterium sp. 90 DNA segment encodes these proteins:
- a CDS encoding helix-turn-helix domain-containing protein produces the protein MEDSECQLGHKKEIMAVHDAMDVLNGKWKISIISSICYYNKRRFSDILSDVSGISNKMLSKELKELEMNQLISRTVLDTQPISVQYQLTEYGLTLKEIIKKLTAWGIEHRKMITGNR, from the coding sequence ATGGAAGACAGTGAATGTCAATTAGGACATAAAAAAGAGATTATGGCAGTTCATGATGCCATGGATGTGTTGAACGGAAAATGGAAAATTTCGATTATTTCCTCTATCTGTTATTACAACAAAAGAAGATTTTCGGATATTTTAAGTGATGTTAGCGGCATTTCAAATAAAATGCTGAGTAAAGAATTAAAAGAGTTAGAGATGAATCAACTCATAAGCCGAACTGTTTTAGATACTCAGCCTATAAGTGTTCAATATCAGCTAACAGAGTATGGCTTGACATTAAAAGAGATCATAAAGAAACTTACAGCTTGGGGAATAGAACATCGAAAAATGATTACAGGAAACAGATAA
- a CDS encoding LLM class flavin-dependent oxidoreductase: MKKIGFLSFGHWANHPSYKARTASDTLLQSIDLAVAAEEIGLDGAYFRVHHFARQLASPFPLLAAIGAKTSKIEIGTGVIDMRYENPLYMVEDASAADLISEGRLQLGISRGSPEQVIDGWRAFGYEPEKGETDADMGRKKALEFLERLKGEGFAEPNPFPMFPNPPGLLRLEPHSEGLRDRIWWGAASNATAVWAAENGMYLQSSTLKYDENGKPFHIQQAEQIRLYKEAWKKAGHDREPRVSVSRSIFALMNDQDKMYFGDQGRGSDSFGNIESDKRAIFGKSYAAEPDKLIAELKQDEAIQEADTLLLTIPNTLGVEYNVHILSSILEHIAPEMGWR; this comes from the coding sequence ATGAAAAAAATAGGATTTTTGTCGTTTGGACATTGGGCGAATCATCCTTCCTATAAAGCTCGTACGGCTAGCGATACACTTCTTCAATCTATTGATTTGGCAGTTGCTGCAGAAGAAATTGGTTTGGATGGTGCTTATTTTCGAGTACATCATTTTGCCCGACAATTGGCATCGCCTTTTCCGTTACTCGCAGCAATTGGCGCTAAAACGAGCAAAATAGAAATTGGAACAGGAGTTATCGATATGCGTTACGAGAATCCCTTGTATATGGTTGAAGATGCCAGTGCCGCTGATTTAATTTCAGAAGGACGTTTGCAATTAGGAATCAGTAGAGGATCACCGGAACAGGTTATTGACGGTTGGCGCGCTTTTGGTTATGAACCTGAAAAAGGCGAGACAGATGCTGATATGGGACGTAAAAAAGCTTTAGAGTTCTTAGAAAGGCTTAAAGGAGAAGGATTTGCTGAGCCAAATCCATTTCCTATGTTTCCTAATCCTCCAGGTTTGTTGCGTTTGGAACCACATTCAGAAGGATTACGAGATAGAATCTGGTGGGGAGCTGCGTCTAATGCAACCGCTGTTTGGGCTGCTGAAAACGGAATGTATCTGCAAAGTTCTACCTTGAAGTACGACGAAAACGGTAAACCTTTCCATATTCAGCAAGCAGAACAAATCAGGTTGTATAAAGAAGCATGGAAAAAAGCCGGACATGACCGTGAACCACGAGTTTCAGTTAGCCGTTCTATTTTTGCATTAATGAACGATCAGGACAAAATGTACTTTGGCGATCAAGGCAGAGGATCAGACAGTTTTGGTAACATCGAAAGTGATAAACGAGCAATCTTCGGAAAAAGCTATGCTGCTGAACCTGATAAACTCATCGCCGAGTTGAAACAAGACGAAGCCATTCAGGAAGCCGATACGTTGTTGCTGACAATACCAAATACATTGGGCGTTGAATACAATGTTCATATATTGTCGTCGATACTTGAACATATTGCTCCGGAAATGGGCTGGCGATAA
- a CDS encoding carbonic anhydrase family protein has product MEKSILIIAILLMVSCGKEKASSQAQVQNDTVNTVSIKKDHILVTEPLTAEEQAKLKPIDVINRLKQGNKDFVEDNLTVRNTTERVRNASLGQFPKAVVLSCLDSRVPVEDVFHSGLGNLFVARVAGNIVNDDILGSLEYSCKVSGARVVVVLGHEYCGAVISAIKNVKLGNITTLLDKIQPAIATAKKDFKGQAKADNEEFVEAVCDANVYHSIAEIRERSPILKEMEKKGEIIICGAVYNMKTGRVEFLK; this is encoded by the coding sequence ATGGAAAAAAGTATATTAATTATTGCTATTCTTTTGATGGTGTCTTGCGGAAAAGAAAAAGCATCGTCACAAGCCCAAGTGCAAAATGATACTGTAAATACGGTATCAATAAAAAAAGATCACATCTTAGTTACGGAACCTCTCACCGCAGAAGAACAAGCCAAACTGAAACCAATCGATGTGATTAATCGTTTAAAACAAGGAAATAAAGATTTTGTCGAAGATAATTTAACAGTTCGAAATACGACCGAACGTGTTCGAAATGCCTCGTTAGGTCAATTTCCTAAAGCAGTTGTATTATCTTGTCTCGATTCCCGAGTTCCCGTTGAAGATGTATTTCACAGTGGTTTAGGTAATTTGTTTGTTGCCAGAGTTGCGGGAAATATCGTCAATGATGATATATTGGGAAGTCTTGAATATTCTTGCAAAGTATCCGGAGCCAGAGTAGTAGTTGTATTAGGACACGAATATTGCGGAGCAGTTATATCAGCCATTAAAAATGTAAAACTAGGAAACATCACAACTTTACTGGATAAAATACAACCTGCAATTGCAACAGCTAAAAAAGATTTTAAAGGACAAGCCAAAGCTGATAATGAAGAGTTTGTAGAGGCAGTTTGTGACGCAAATGTGTATCATTCGATAGCGGAAATTAGAGAGAGAAGTCCAATTTTGAAAGAGATGGAAAAAAAGGGCGAAATAATTATTTGCGGAGCCGTATATAATATGAAAACAGGCAGAGTAGAGTTTTTAAAATAA
- a CDS encoding SDR family oxidoreductase — MDFTNKNVIIIGGTTGIGLATAKEFINSGANVWITGRNSENLQKAATEINSTKLTTVVSDTSNLADISLLINAFSESKRELNVLFLNAGIGTFATIDQVTEADFDAQFNTNVKGHFFTLQKLLPYLANGASVVFTSSTVATTSNLSTSIYSATKGALNKIAQIAANELAERKIRVNIVSPGPIETPGLDTVVPAEAKEYLANAVALQRLGDPSEIAKTVLFLSSDAASFISGTEIVVDGGFINYALK; from the coding sequence ATGGATTTCACAAACAAAAATGTCATCATAATTGGCGGAACTACAGGAATTGGATTAGCGACTGCTAAAGAATTTATAAATTCAGGAGCAAACGTTTGGATTACAGGAAGAAATAGCGAAAATCTTCAAAAAGCAGCAACCGAAATTAACAGCACTAAATTGACTACTGTAGTTTCAGACACTTCAAATTTGGCAGATATCTCTCTTTTGATAAATGCGTTTTCAGAAAGTAAAAGAGAATTAAATGTTCTTTTCCTAAATGCAGGAATTGGAACATTCGCAACAATTGATCAGGTAACAGAGGCTGATTTTGATGCTCAGTTTAACACCAACGTTAAAGGTCACTTTTTTACTCTGCAAAAATTACTTCCTTATTTAGCAAACGGCGCTTCGGTCGTATTTACTTCGTCAACAGTAGCAACGACCTCAAATTTATCAACCAGTATTTATTCTGCCACAAAAGGAGCGTTAAATAAAATTGCTCAAATTGCAGCAAATGAACTTGCAGAACGAAAAATCCGTGTCAACATCGTGAGCCCCGGACCTATCGAAACTCCCGGATTAGATACAGTTGTTCCTGCTGAAGCAAAAGAATATCTTGCAAATGCTGTAGCGCTTCAAAGATTAGGAGATCCAAGCGAAATAGCCAAAACGGTACTATTCTTGTCTTCTGATGCGGCGAGTTTTATCTCGGGAACTGAAATAGTAGTTGATGGAGGTTTTATCAATTATGCACTTAAATAA
- a CDS encoding AraC family transcriptional regulator, translating to MIQKQTVPNVLKAFAHLLNTEIKDWKLEIPEKFGRGYCIGFRFNANIRMIISNYELNEDIIVENIDLDHSKKTLFFKFQNIFPVAETLPGEVLLKTLPSVLIGTSSLNTDAVIPIHTNTATINIEINADYLSELFEISETSTILYNLLQNKQPLLFEQMLYPSLQKIADEIISESVTKTFKLFFLRIKAEELICRLLIELEKRDTKQLYTLNPNDVEKIYKAKQQMLENLSIPPVINDLAVSANMSPTKLKNLFKQIFGNSIFNYYQEFRMKEAAILLKQGDLSVSDVGYKLGFTNLSHFSKVFVAHIGVKPKQYSKL from the coding sequence ATGATTCAAAAGCAAACTGTGCCAAATGTTCTAAAAGCATTTGCTCATTTATTGAATACAGAAATAAAAGACTGGAAACTGGAAATTCCTGAAAAGTTTGGAAGAGGATATTGTATTGGCTTTAGGTTTAATGCCAATATCAGAATGATCATTTCTAATTATGAGCTTAATGAAGATATAATTGTCGAAAATATAGATCTCGATCATTCGAAGAAAACACTATTTTTTAAGTTTCAGAATATCTTTCCTGTAGCAGAAACTTTGCCTGGAGAAGTGTTGTTAAAAACCCTTCCATCGGTTTTAATCGGAACTAGTAGTTTGAATACCGATGCTGTAATTCCCATTCATACCAATACTGCGACTATCAATATTGAGATAAATGCTGATTATTTGAGCGAACTATTTGAAATTTCTGAAACATCAACGATTTTATACAATCTGTTACAGAATAAGCAGCCTTTGTTATTCGAACAAATGTTATATCCTTCTTTACAGAAAATTGCAGATGAAATTATATCAGAATCTGTTACAAAAACTTTCAAGCTATTTTTTCTAAGAATAAAAGCCGAAGAACTGATTTGCCGATTATTAATTGAATTAGAAAAAAGAGATACAAAACAACTCTATACTTTAAACCCTAATGATGTTGAAAAAATCTACAAAGCAAAACAGCAAATGCTTGAAAATCTAAGCATTCCGCCTGTAATTAACGATCTTGCCGTTTCTGCTAATATGAGTCCTACCAAACTGAAGAATTTATTTAAGCAGATTTTCGGGAATAGTATTTTCAATTATTATCAGGAATTTAGAATGAAAGAAGCTGCAATACTTCTAAAACAAGGAGATTTATCCGTTTCTGATGTTGGTTACAAATTAGGTTTCACCAATTTAAGTCATTTTTCGAAAGTCTTTGTTGCTCATATTGGTGTTAAACCGAAACAGTATAGTAAATTGTAA